One genomic region from Candidatus Omnitrophota bacterium encodes:
- a CDS encoding sulfite exporter TauE/SafE family protein, whose protein sequence is MEIRYLLLIPLAFMCEFVDSSLGMGYGTSLTPLLLLLGFEPLQIVPAVLLSEFVSGINAAFFHHTVRNVNFKPGNKDAKVALVLTVFSVIGTTAAVFVVLNLPQNIVKLWIGVIIVLMGVFILATLNRKPRFTWRKITVLATIASFNKGMSGGGYGPLVMGGQLLSGVGVKNAVGITSLAEGITCLVGVVLFFILGKEVDWVLAPWLMAGAVLSVPFAAHALKHIPERAAKVAIACVILMLGTLTLWKALA, encoded by the coding sequence ATGGAAATCCGCTATTTATTGTTGATCCCGCTGGCCTTTATGTGCGAGTTTGTCGATTCCAGTCTGGGCATGGGCTATGGTACGAGCCTGACTCCGCTCCTATTGCTCCTTGGCTTTGAGCCTTTGCAGATTGTGCCCGCTGTCCTTCTTTCTGAGTTCGTTTCAGGCATTAACGCAGCCTTTTTCCATCACACTGTCCGTAACGTGAATTTCAAGCCCGGGAACAAAGATGCCAAGGTGGCTTTGGTACTGACCGTATTTTCAGTGATTGGCACCACCGCCGCGGTCTTTGTTGTTCTAAACCTGCCCCAAAATATCGTTAAGCTTTGGATCGGGGTGATTATCGTGTTGATGGGAGTCTTTATCCTGGCGACATTGAATCGCAAGCCACGCTTTACATGGAGAAAAATTACCGTGCTTGCGACCATCGCATCTTTCAACAAAGGAATGAGCGGAGGCGGCTACGGGCCTTTGGTGATGGGAGGACAGCTCTTGTCCGGCGTCGGGGTCAAGAATGCGGTTGGGATCACATCCCTCGCAGAAGGGATCACCTGCCTAGTCGGCGTGGTGCTCTTCTTTATCCTGGGCAAAGAAGTGGACTGGGTGCTGGCCCCGTGGCTGATGGCTGGGGCAGTTCTCTCAGTGCCTTTTGCAGCCCACGCCTTGAAACACATCCCTGAAAGAGCGGCAAAGGTGGCGATCGCTTGTGTGATTTTGATGCTCGGAACGCTCACCCTTTGGAAGGCGCTTGCCTAG
- a CDS encoding Rrf2 family transcriptional regulator, giving the protein MRLTTKSEYSLLALIFIARHEDSGFVKIEDICIKYDIPKKYLEHLMMVLKQNGYTKTRRGAGGGYKLSRPAKSISVAEVIRLMDGALAPTDSVSKFFYWETPLQKEKKIIRLLKDIRDYVATTLEKASLADLV; this is encoded by the coding sequence ATGAGGCTGACCACAAAAAGCGAGTACTCTTTGTTGGCGCTTATCTTTATCGCCAGGCATGAGGACAGCGGGTTTGTCAAAATCGAAGATATCTGCATTAAGTATGACATCCCCAAGAAATATCTTGAGCACCTCATGATGGTATTGAAGCAAAACGGCTATACCAAAACTCGCAGGGGAGCCGGAGGGGGCTATAAGTTGTCACGTCCGGCCAAGAGTATTTCTGTGGCTGAGGTCATCCGGCTAATGGATGGTGCGTTGGCGCCCACGGATAGTGTGAGCAAGTTTTTCTATTGGGAGACACCGCTTCAAAAAGAAAAGAAGATCATCCGCCTGTTGAAAGACATTAGGGACTATGTGGCAACGACGCTTGAAAAAGCAAGTCTTGCAGATCTGGTTTGA